The following is a genomic window from Methanobrevibacter sp..
AATTGGAATTCCAACTTTTAAAGGTTCTACCGACGGCGCTGATCTTGCAATGGTTTTGAATTTAATAGGTTCTATAGAATTGTCTGAAGATAAACCTGCCGATAAATTAATAGAGGAAGAAAAACGAAAAGAAGCGATTAAATTTATTGAGGAATTTGAAAATGATAAAGAAAATATCGAAAAGCTTCTCAAAAAACCGAATAACATTTTAATTAAAAATCTCCCAGTGGGTGAAGACTTTCCAATGAGAGTATTGTCTGAAATTGCTAATGCCCCATTTTTATCTAAGGAGGCATTGATTAACAAATGCCAGTATTTTGTTGATTCGGGAGCGGACATGATTGATATTGGAATGGCTGCCGGGGAGGACTTTTCAGATAAAATTCCGGAATTGATAGAAACCCTGCGTCCGATTGTTGGAGATAGGCCCTTAAGTATTGATACACTGAACTCCAAGGAAATAAAAGTTGCGGCTGAAAATGGAATTGATTTTGTTTTGAGTTTGGATTTGGGAAACAATTCCGAAGTTAAGGAAATACTAAAAGAAAAGGGTATTCCTGCTGTTTTGCTCCCAACTAATTTTTCACAAGGTAAATCTCCGAAATCTCCTGATGAGCGGGTTGAGGCAATGCATCAACTAATAAAAGACACTGAAGGTTTAAAATATGTTGCAGATTTAATTTTGGATCCGGTTAACAGTTCAAGCATTGTTGAATCGATTATTGCATGTCATGAATTTCATAAAGTCAATCCTGCGCCAATGTTTTTCGGTGTTGGAAATGTTACTGAGTTAATGGATGCCG
Proteins encoded in this region:
- a CDS encoding dihydropteroate synthase-like protein, producing the protein MKVLIITGELAYPLIKEVVSKSKEDIIVHVADNTQVAAFLTPRQIIKEIKTCFSNQLDEIDMILVPGLIKKGTKEITKEIGIPTFKGSTDGADLAMVLNLIGSIELSEDKPADKLIEEEKRKEAIKFIEEFENDKENIEKLLKKPNNILIKNLPVGEDFPMRVLSEIANAPFLSKEALINKCQYFVDSGADMIDIGMAAGEDFSDKIPELIETLRPIVGDRPLSIDTLNSKEIKVAAENGIDFVLSLDLGNNSEVKEILKEKGIPAVLLPTNFSQGKSPKSPDERVEAMHQLIKDTEGLKYVADLILDPVNSSSIVESIIACHEFHKVNPAPMFFGVGNVTELMDADSGGVNVLLAGIGMELGVSILFTPEESGKTRGSVYELATASKMMFLAKHRKSIPKDLGINLVAFKDKHKRNDIILNELDGIPETIQDKPMKFIKDRAGSFKINVEYGTTVGDSRITATHFKKNKPELVIAGSCAREIYEEIITQNLVSRMEHAAYLGSELKKAEIAMITGKEYVQDFELFKNPDEFKE